Proteins encoded in a region of the Saccharothrix ecbatanensis genome:
- a CDS encoding pirin family protein yields MPAVTADTLTLPRLPELPEAATAWRKVRKVVRAQKFLEGEGFQVRRPFPGVDLALADPFLLLDHMGAVEYGPGEAKGAPWHPHRGFETVTYMIDGAFVHEDSTGGGGLITDGDTQWMTAGSGLLHSELPSQDLVAKGGLLHGVQLWVNLPKAAKWTPPRYQDISAQDTKLLSSDDGGALVRVIAGDVAGYRGPGMTHTPITYLHATLSPHARLTLPWPTDFNAMVYVLSGRGTTGAEHRPLEEGQLAVFEHDGAALTMKADTTWDVLILGGLPLDEPVARYGPFVMNTRAEILQAIEDFQAGRLGRTHVPHVTSTDEELS; encoded by the coding sequence ATGCCCGCCGTCACCGCCGACACCCTGACCCTGCCCCGTCTTCCCGAACTGCCCGAAGCCGCCACGGCGTGGCGCAAGGTGCGGAAGGTCGTGCGGGCGCAGAAGTTCCTCGAAGGCGAGGGCTTCCAGGTCCGCCGTCCGTTCCCGGGCGTCGACCTGGCGCTCGCGGACCCGTTCCTGCTCCTCGACCACATGGGCGCCGTCGAGTACGGCCCCGGTGAGGCGAAGGGCGCGCCGTGGCACCCGCACCGCGGCTTCGAGACCGTCACGTACATGATCGACGGCGCGTTCGTGCACGAGGACTCGACCGGCGGCGGTGGGCTGATCACCGACGGCGACACGCAGTGGATGACTGCTGGTAGTGGGCTGCTTCATTCCGAGCTGCCCTCGCAGGACCTGGTGGCCAAGGGCGGTCTGCTCCACGGCGTGCAGCTGTGGGTCAACCTGCCGAAGGCCGCCAAGTGGACGCCGCCGCGTTACCAGGACATCAGCGCTCAGGACACCAAGCTGCTGTCCAGCGACGACGGTGGCGCGCTGGTCCGCGTCATCGCCGGTGACGTGGCGGGCTACCGCGGGCCCGGCATGACGCACACGCCGATCACCTACCTGCACGCCACGCTCAGCCCGCACGCCCGCCTGACCCTGCCGTGGCCGACGGACTTCAACGCGATGGTCTACGTGTTGTCCGGCCGCGGCACGACCGGCGCGGAGCACCGACCGCTCGAAGAGGGCCAGTTGGCCGTGTTCGAGCACGACGGCGCCGCGCTGACCATGAAAGCCGACACGACGTGGGACGTCCTGATCCTGGGCGGCCTGCCGCTTGACGAGCCCGTCGCGCGCTACGGGCCGTTCGTGATGAACACGCGCGCCGAGATCCTGCAAGCCATCGAGGACTTCCAAGCCGGGCGACTGGGCCGCACACACGTCCCGCACGTCACCTCAACAGACGAGGAGCTGTCATGA
- a CDS encoding ATP-dependent helicase, whose translation MKRAPLLVRRVRQEEPRREWDAPGRAVFDHVGGPLRVLGGPGTGKSTLLAEVVAHRVLHGGVHPENVLVLTPNRRAAESMRAHITRLLTGAADEGALPTTQEPLVRTVHSYAFAVLRAQTVHNGEPAPRLLSGPEQDAVVRELLAGDASMGAPKWPERLRPALTLPGFAHELRDLMLRATERGLAPEDLTELGRKHSREEWVAAGMFATQYEQVNLLASSGQGHAPSFDAAELVGSALLAFQTEPDVLAGERRRVRHLLVDDAQHLDPLQFEFIRVLGEAAQEFILAGDPDQSVFSFRGADPTLLAEADGPAVVLTTGYRMAPEIRAAVGRLAARLPGASPTRAVSPVDGEGNVQVRLFASAAQEAGWVADQLRRAHLIDEVPWSHMAVVARSATRSLPVLQRALLAAGVPVAVPRDELPLARQPAVMPFLALLRCAAVPGTLDEDTAAMLLSSPLGGADPLALRRLRRGLRRLELAAGRDRPSGELLVEVIESDDRLAALEDAEALPARRIGGLLRKARKGIADGLTVEQVLWELWQTTGLELRWVAQSARRGTVGMQADRDLDAIVALFEAAAKYVDRLPGSSAEGFADYLAAQEIVGDTLAASAPTGEAVSVLTAHAAAGREWTVVAVPGVQEGSWPDLRLRGSLLGVERMVDVVAGMSTETVSAVAPILAEERRLLLVAASRARQTLLVSAVRGEDEQPSRFLDEIEELSTDEPERPTFTPERGLVLAELVGELRRVVCSEDEPMERRERAAVQLARLAAEGVPGAHPDSWYGLADVTTDSPLWTEEHTVSVSPSTVEILAKCPLRWVVERHGGQDPAELASITGTLVHALAQAAATGADEKELRVKLDEAWAAVDAGAPWFSRRERIRVERMLDTFLAWLASSRAQLTQVAVEEEISVEVPKQEGGPFLRVRGRVDRLETDREGRPVVVDVKTGKNPVTKEEARQHPQLAVYQLASALGGFTHLGLGTDPGGARLLYVAKENKKTGATELEQAPLDEQGVRVWLEAVQLAAGSSVGPEYRAAENADCDRCPARTSCPVHSSGRQVSH comes from the coding sequence GTGAAGAGGGCGCCGTTGTTGGTGCGCCGGGTGCGGCAGGAGGAGCCCCGGCGTGAGTGGGACGCGCCCGGCCGCGCTGTGTTCGACCACGTCGGTGGGCCGTTGCGGGTGCTGGGCGGCCCTGGCACTGGCAAGTCGACGTTGCTGGCCGAGGTGGTGGCGCACCGGGTGCTGCACGGCGGTGTGCACCCCGAGAACGTGCTGGTGCTCACTCCGAACCGGCGCGCAGCGGAGTCGATGCGGGCGCACATCACCCGGCTGCTGACCGGCGCGGCCGACGAAGGTGCGTTGCCCACGACCCAAGAACCGCTGGTCAGAACCGTCCACTCGTACGCCTTCGCCGTGCTCCGGGCGCAGACCGTGCACAACGGCGAGCCCGCCCCCCGGCTGCTCTCCGGCCCGGAGCAGGACGCGGTGGTCCGCGAACTCCTCGCCGGTGACGCGAGCATGGGCGCGCCCAAGTGGCCCGAGCGGCTCAGGCCCGCGTTGACGCTGCCCGGCTTCGCCCACGAGCTGCGCGACCTGATGCTGCGTGCCACCGAACGCGGGCTCGCCCCGGAGGACCTGACCGAACTGGGCCGCAAGCACTCCCGCGAGGAATGGGTCGCGGCCGGCATGTTCGCCACCCAGTACGAACAGGTGAACCTGCTGGCCAGCAGCGGGCAGGGGCATGCGCCGTCGTTCGACGCGGCGGAGTTGGTGGGCAGCGCGCTGCTGGCGTTCCAGACCGAGCCGGACGTCCTGGCCGGCGAACGGCGGCGCGTCCGGCACCTGCTGGTGGACGACGCGCAGCACCTCGACCCGTTGCAGTTCGAGTTCATCCGGGTGCTGGGCGAGGCCGCGCAGGAATTCATCCTGGCGGGTGATCCTGATCAGTCGGTGTTCTCGTTCCGCGGCGCCGATCCGACGTTGCTGGCCGAGGCGGACGGGCCGGCCGTCGTGCTCACCACCGGCTACCGGATGGCGCCGGAGATCCGGGCCGCGGTGGGTCGGCTGGCGGCACGACTGCCCGGCGCGTCCCCGACCCGAGCGGTGTCACCCGTGGACGGCGAGGGGAACGTGCAGGTCAGGCTGTTCGCGTCCGCCGCTCAGGAAGCGGGCTGGGTGGCGGACCAGCTGCGCCGCGCGCACCTGATCGACGAGGTGCCGTGGTCGCACATGGCGGTGGTCGCGCGGTCGGCGACGAGGTCGTTGCCGGTGCTGCAACGCGCGTTGTTGGCGGCGGGCGTGCCGGTGGCCGTGCCGCGGGACGAACTGCCGTTGGCCAGACAGCCCGCGGTGATGCCGTTCCTGGCGTTGCTGCGCTGCGCGGCCGTGCCCGGCACCCTCGACGAGGACACCGCGGCGATGCTGCTGTCGTCACCCCTGGGCGGCGCGGACCCGTTGGCACTGCGGCGTTTGCGGCGCGGTCTGCGTCGGCTGGAGCTGGCCGCAGGGCGTGACCGGCCGAGCGGTGAGCTGCTGGTCGAGGTGATCGAGTCGGACGACCGGCTGGCCGCGCTGGAGGACGCCGAGGCGTTGCCCGCGCGGCGGATCGGCGGGCTGTTGCGCAAGGCGCGCAAGGGGATCGCGGACGGGCTGACCGTCGAACAGGTGCTGTGGGAGCTGTGGCAGACCACCGGCCTCGAACTGCGCTGGGTGGCGCAGTCGGCCCGCCGCGGCACGGTCGGCATGCAGGCGGACCGCGACCTGGACGCGATCGTGGCGTTGTTCGAGGCGGCGGCGAAGTACGTGGACCGGCTGCCGGGCTCGAGCGCCGAGGGTTTCGCGGACTACCTGGCCGCTCAGGAGATCGTGGGTGACACGCTGGCGGCGTCCGCGCCGACCGGTGAGGCCGTCTCAGTCCTCACCGCGCACGCCGCCGCCGGTCGGGAGTGGACGGTCGTGGCCGTGCCGGGCGTGCAGGAGGGCAGCTGGCCCGACCTGCGGCTGCGTGGGTCGCTGCTCGGCGTCGAGCGCATGGTCGACGTGGTGGCGGGCATGTCGACGGAAACGGTGTCCGCGGTGGCGCCGATCCTGGCCGAGGAACGCCGGCTGCTGCTCGTCGCGGCGAGCCGGGCCCGGCAGACGTTGCTGGTCAGCGCGGTGCGCGGGGAGGACGAACAGCCGTCGCGGTTCCTGGACGAGATCGAGGAGCTGTCCACCGACGAGCCGGAGCGGCCGACGTTCACCCCCGAGCGCGGGCTGGTGCTGGCCGAGCTGGTCGGCGAGCTGCGGCGGGTGGTGTGCTCGGAGGACGAGCCGATGGAACGGCGCGAACGCGCGGCCGTCCAGCTGGCACGGTTGGCGGCCGAGGGCGTGCCGGGGGCGCACCCGGATTCCTGGTACGGCTTGGCGGACGTCACCACGGACAGTCCTTTGTGGACCGAGGAGCACACGGTCAGCGTGTCGCCGTCCACGGTGGAGATCCTGGCGAAGTGCCCGCTGAGGTGGGTTGTGGAGCGGCACGGCGGGCAAGACCCGGCCGAGCTGGCGTCGATCACCGGCACCCTCGTGCACGCGTTGGCGCAGGCCGCCGCGACGGGCGCGGACGAGAAGGAACTGCGGGTCAAGCTGGACGAGGCGTGGGCCGCGGTGGACGCGGGCGCGCCCTGGTTCTCCAGACGCGAGCGGATCCGGGTGGAACGGATGCTCGACACGTTCCTGGCGTGGCTGGCGTCCAGCCGTGCCCAGCTGACCCAGGTCGCGGTCGAGGAGGAGATCTCGGTCGAGGTGCCCAAGCAGGAGGGCGGGCCGTTCCTGCGGGTGCGCGGCCGGGTCGACCGGCTGGAGACCGACCGGGAGGGGCGGCCGGTCGTGGTGGACGTGAAGACCGGCAAGAACCCGGTGACCAAGGAGGAGGCCAGACAGCACCCGCAGCTGGCCGTCTACCAGCTCGCGTCGGCGCTGGGTGGCTTCACGCACCTCGGGCTCGGCACCGATCCGGGCGGCGCGCGGCTGCTGTACGTGGCCAAGGAGAACAAGAAGACCGGCGCGACCGAGCTGGAACAGGCGCCGCTGGACGAGCAGGGCGTCCGGGTCTGGCTGGAGGCCGTGCAGCTGGCCGCCGGTTCCAGCGTCGGCCCCGAGTACCGGGCGGCGGAGAACGCGGACTGTGATCGCTGCCCGGCCCGCACGTCCTGCCCGGTGCACTCGTCCGGCCGGCAGGTGAGCCACTAG
- a CDS encoding tetratricopeptide repeat protein, producing MTDVLELLRKGREFRAAGDPSSAARYLVQAAEEAPRDRTVLTELALAHFQSAALGKAEGVLHTLVELDPSDGYTRLLLGRTLSRQSRNDEALPQLRLAAALTRDAEVEREVARVEARVTREREAPQPSP from the coding sequence ATGACCGACGTCTTGGAGCTGCTGCGCAAGGGACGTGAGTTCCGTGCGGCGGGCGACCCGAGCAGCGCTGCCCGTTACCTGGTCCAGGCGGCGGAGGAAGCGCCGCGCGACCGGACCGTGCTGACGGAACTGGCGTTGGCGCACTTCCAGTCCGCCGCGCTGGGGAAGGCGGAAGGTGTGCTTCACACCCTCGTCGAACTCGACCCGTCGGACGGCTACACCCGACTGCTGCTCGGCCGCACGCTCAGTCGGCAGAGCAGGAACGACGAGGCGTTGCCCCAGCTGCGCCTGGCCGCCGCGCTGACCCGTGACGCCGAGGTCGAACGTGAGGTGGCGCGGGTGGAGGCTCGGGTCACCAGAGAGCGGGAGGCTCCTCAGCCTTCTCCTTGA
- a CDS encoding YbaB/EbfC family nucleoid-associated protein, with translation MNSSEELNRRAAQLTEQAAHLYSRVHRRNETLRAARERAIAATGEASSPDGSVRVSVDAGGMLTGLELAPSALGQDPRRLAALVVGIAQEAAGRARAAVRDVYTPLQNEGVVREAPVLLPEPPTRPPTPPPPSSRPQPRDADFDGPVMRDEGW, from the coding sequence GTGAACTCCTCGGAGGAGCTGAACCGACGTGCGGCCCAGTTGACCGAACAGGCGGCGCACCTGTACTCCCGCGTCCACCGGCGCAACGAAACTCTCCGCGCCGCACGGGAACGCGCCATCGCGGCGACCGGTGAGGCGTCGTCCCCGGACGGGTCGGTGCGCGTCTCGGTCGACGCCGGCGGGATGCTGACCGGGCTGGAACTCGCGCCGTCCGCGCTGGGCCAGGACCCACGACGGCTCGCCGCGCTGGTGGTGGGGATCGCGCAGGAGGCCGCCGGCCGGGCGCGTGCGGCGGTTCGAGACGTCTACACGCCGTTGCAGAACGAGGGTGTGGTGCGGGAGGCGCCCGTGCTGCTGCCCGAACCTCCGACGCGACCTCCGACGCCTCCGCCGCCGTCATCCCGACCCCAGCCGCGCGACGCGGACTTCGACGGGCCCGTCATGCGTGACGAGGGCTGGTAG
- a CDS encoding uroporphyrinogen-III synthase yields MNAAPLAGYTVGVTAARRADELSALLERKGATVLQGPAIRIVPLPDDAELLAATKAVVEEPVDVAVATTGIGFRGWVEAAEGWGLGARLLTRLSGAHVLARGPKARGAVRAAGLVDAWSPESESNAELLDYLMRAGVSGKRIAVQLHGEPLPEFTSTLRAAGATVVEVPVYRWTGPSDPAPLERLLEAVLAGQVDALTFTSAPAAASVLRVADASGKLSELVSLLRREVLVVGVGSITAGPLVAAGIPVVQPARARIGALARELTLELPARATRLRIAARDIELRGQAVVVDGELRPVPPAPMAVLRVLAAARGRVVSRRELLAALPSGGEEHAVETAIGRLRTALGEPRMVATVVKRGYRLAMDPAGVAV; encoded by the coding sequence GTGAACGCCGCCCCGCTGGCCGGGTACACGGTCGGTGTGACCGCCGCCCGGCGGGCCGACGAGCTCTCGGCTTTGCTGGAGCGCAAGGGCGCGACCGTGCTCCAGGGTCCCGCCATCCGGATCGTGCCGCTGCCCGACGACGCGGAGCTGCTGGCCGCGACGAAGGCCGTGGTGGAGGAGCCGGTGGACGTCGCCGTGGCGACCACCGGCATCGGCTTCCGCGGCTGGGTCGAGGCGGCCGAGGGCTGGGGTCTGGGCGCACGGCTGCTGACCCGGCTGTCGGGGGCGCACGTGTTGGCGCGTGGGCCGAAGGCTCGGGGTGCCGTGCGTGCCGCCGGTCTGGTGGACGCGTGGTCGCCGGAGAGCGAGAGCAACGCCGAGTTGCTGGACTACCTGATGCGTGCCGGTGTGTCGGGCAAGCGCATCGCCGTGCAGCTGCACGGCGAGCCGCTGCCGGAGTTCACGTCGACGCTGCGCGCGGCCGGCGCCACGGTCGTCGAGGTGCCGGTGTACCGGTGGACGGGCCCGTCCGACCCGGCGCCGTTGGAACGCCTGCTGGAGGCGGTGCTGGCGGGTCAGGTGGACGCTCTGACGTTCACCAGCGCCCCCGCCGCGGCTTCCGTGCTGCGGGTCGCGGACGCTTCTGGGAAGCTGTCGGAACTGGTTTCGTTGCTGCGCCGGGAAGTCCTGGTCGTCGGCGTCGGCTCGATCACCGCGGGGCCGTTGGTGGCCGCCGGTATCCCGGTGGTGCAGCCCGCCCGTGCGCGCATCGGCGCGTTGGCGCGTGAGCTGACCCTCGAACTGCCCGCGCGGGCGACCCGGCTGCGGATCGCCGCCCGTGACATCGAACTGCGCGGCCAGGCCGTGGTGGTGGACGGCGAGCTCCGCCCCGTCCCGCCCGCGCCGATGGCTGTGCTCCGGGTCCTGGCCGCCGCGCGTGGTCGGGTCGTGTCCCGGCGCGAGCTGTTGGCGGCCCTGCCCAGCGGCGGCGAGGAGCACGCCGTGGAAACCGCGATCGGCCGCCTCCGCACCGCGCTCGGTGAGCCTCGCATGGTGGCGACGGTCGTGAAGCGCGGTTACCGACTGGCCATGGACCCTGCCGGAGTGGCTGTATGA
- a CDS encoding sirohydrochlorin chelatase produces MTLVLVAHGTRDPAGAVVVEEIASLVSARLGGVPVRVAYADVRQPDVTAVLSSISGPAVVVPAFLAAGYHVRVDIPAQVEASGHPDTVITDPIGPALLPALLARLTEAGWTPGDSVVLAAAGSSDPRALADVRAVATALSHRVGGPVTIGYAATATPHISDVVASASGRVAVASWLLAPGLFHQAVVASGAAVVAAPIGAHLRVVEAVLLRYYEARCFQDVA; encoded by the coding sequence ATGACGCTCGTCCTCGTCGCGCACGGCACCCGTGACCCCGCCGGGGCCGTGGTGGTGGAAGAGATCGCTTCCCTGGTGAGCGCCCGGCTCGGTGGTGTGCCGGTGCGCGTCGCATACGCCGACGTGCGCCAACCGGACGTCACCGCGGTGCTGTCGTCGATCTCCGGGCCGGCCGTCGTCGTGCCCGCGTTCCTGGCCGCCGGGTACCACGTCCGGGTGGACATCCCGGCGCAGGTCGAGGCGTCCGGACACCCGGACACGGTCATCACCGACCCGATCGGCCCGGCGCTGCTGCCCGCGCTCCTGGCCCGCCTGACGGAAGCCGGCTGGACTCCGGGCGACTCGGTCGTCCTGGCCGCCGCCGGTTCGTCCGACCCGCGTGCGCTGGCCGACGTCCGCGCGGTCGCCACGGCGTTGTCCCACCGCGTCGGCGGCCCGGTGACCATCGGCTACGCCGCCACCGCCACCCCGCACATCTCGGACGTCGTCGCCTCCGCGTCCGGCCGCGTGGCGGTCGCCTCCTGGCTCCTCGCCCCCGGCCTCTTCCACCAGGCCGTGGTCGCCTCCGGCGCGGCGGTCGTCGCCGCTCCCATCGGCGCCCACCTGCGCGTGGTCGAAGCGGTCCTCCTCCGCTACTACGAGGCCCGCTGCTTCCAAGACGTCGCCTGA
- a CDS encoding MGMT family protein — protein MDEELHEMIRAVVRKIPRGRVATYGDVADIARAPSPRLVGAVLNQDGHDLPWHRVLRANGTCAPHIADQQLQLLREEGVVADGGKVDLRTYRWEDAVKEKAEEPPALW, from the coding sequence GTGGACGAAGAGTTGCACGAGATGATCCGCGCGGTGGTGCGCAAGATCCCGCGCGGACGGGTGGCGACCTACGGTGACGTCGCCGACATCGCCCGCGCGCCGTCACCCCGGCTGGTCGGCGCCGTCCTCAACCAGGACGGGCACGACCTGCCGTGGCACCGGGTGCTGCGCGCCAACGGCACGTGCGCGCCCCACATCGCCGACCAGCAGCTCCAACTGCTGCGCGAAGAAGGCGTGGTGGCCGACGGGGGCAAGGTCGACCTGCGCACGTACCGCTGGGAAGACGCGGTCAAGGAGAAGGCTGAGGAGCCTCCCGCTCTCTGGTGA
- the nirD gene encoding nitrite reductase small subunit NirD, producing MTPVCELSALRPDQGVAALLPDGSQVAVFLTSAGTVHALGNIDPFSGAAVMSRGIVGDRGGVPVVVSPVYKQAFELTTGKCLDDPSTGVPVHPVVVTDGIIQVGSP from the coding sequence ATGACACCTGTGTGCGAGTTGAGCGCCCTTCGGCCCGACCAAGGGGTGGCGGCCCTGCTCCCCGACGGTTCCCAGGTGGCGGTGTTCCTCACCTCGGCCGGGACCGTGCACGCGTTGGGCAACATCGACCCGTTCAGCGGCGCGGCGGTGATGTCGCGCGGGATCGTCGGCGACCGGGGTGGCGTGCCGGTGGTCGTGTCGCCGGTCTACAAGCAGGCGTTCGAGCTGACCACCGGCAAGTGCCTGGACGACCCCTCGACCGGGGTGCCGGTGCACCCGGTGGTCGTGACCGACGGCATCATCCAGGTCGGGTCACCGTGA